One genomic segment of Pandoraea thiooxydans includes these proteins:
- the dpdF gene encoding protein DpdF — translation MSFGFDELQGLLANWPTGDWPERAGDGVLDRICQVLRATRAQTNGSAWSADLLPLIRHVLLRASDRAGKSMRLRVPVGQGWPNQASWERHGLEVLEAGSGAYLLTARPWHPEWLGGEEDGVFAAAFSDKIVRRITHCAADPFVSDATKFDNYSSLGQCEAVRAAFLIPEGDTLIVNLPTGSGKSLVGQAPALVNKEEGHLTIFVVPTVALALDQERAMQQLFRENAPGRPDWPLAWYSGLSHEQRAEVRKRLRNGTQRMLFTSPEALTTSLLSAVSDATRAGMLRYFVIDEAHLVTQWGDDFRPSFQALAGLRYTLLGLSERPFRTLLMSATFTEETVDTLAGLFGPANRVQMVSAVHLRPEPQYWFYKASSPEEKEERVLEALRHAPRPFILYVTKRDEITHWNTVLRSRGGLRRLATFDGGTPDRERLRIINEWADNGIDGIIATSAFGVGLDKRDVRTVIHATIPETLDRYYQEVGRGGRDGKSSVSLLVFDDSDWNLPERLAKPKIISTELGFDRWKAMYQSHSSTHEEGLLSINIDAVHKGLPGGSEYNVTWNMRTLILMARAGLLTLDIEANRDGQDLDPAESASSLLASMASVRVRIQNDGHLIPELWERAVSASRAKTLEAAERNLQMMRQLLPGLSGSKHQIGREVGETLTDLYRVRSPRWPVHVTRVCGGCPKDRFAIRDRTDYAEPTVVPVHRVTSSLNEAWEEKFPWIDPAFAYLFYDEAQPLVDVRHSVLHFAEWLVRSCGVQEIATSSNSALTTLPAWNRLYQQATSRVLLHRPLLGGYMEPYSPLARVSILEPNSASDLVLDMQMLQRPFHIVVLPLSMRESGNRQRRLVDVSANTLRLENVIRVITQ, via the coding sequence ATGAGTTTTGGCTTTGACGAACTGCAGGGTCTGCTTGCGAATTGGCCAACTGGCGATTGGCCAGAGAGAGCAGGAGATGGCGTACTGGACCGGATATGTCAGGTACTGCGTGCGACTCGCGCTCAAACGAACGGATCTGCCTGGAGCGCTGACCTACTACCTCTGATTCGACACGTTCTCTTACGCGCCAGCGACAGAGCGGGCAAGAGCATGCGGCTTCGCGTGCCGGTTGGCCAAGGGTGGCCAAATCAGGCGAGTTGGGAACGCCACGGACTGGAGGTACTTGAAGCGGGTTCCGGCGCCTATCTCCTGACGGCGCGCCCATGGCATCCGGAGTGGCTAGGCGGCGAAGAAGACGGCGTGTTCGCTGCGGCGTTTTCAGACAAGATCGTACGTCGCATCACGCATTGCGCAGCCGATCCCTTCGTCAGCGATGCCACCAAATTTGACAACTACTCCTCTCTCGGTCAGTGCGAAGCGGTACGCGCAGCCTTCCTGATTCCGGAAGGGGACACCCTCATAGTCAACCTGCCTACTGGGTCTGGCAAGAGCCTGGTCGGACAGGCGCCGGCCTTGGTCAACAAAGAAGAAGGTCATTTGACTATCTTCGTCGTGCCGACAGTCGCGCTCGCGCTGGACCAAGAACGCGCCATGCAGCAACTCTTTCGAGAGAACGCCCCTGGCCGTCCGGATTGGCCTTTGGCTTGGTACAGCGGTTTATCCCATGAACAGCGTGCGGAAGTACGCAAACGCCTTCGCAACGGTACGCAACGTATGCTTTTCACATCTCCGGAAGCACTGACGACCTCGCTTCTATCGGCGGTGTCTGATGCAACCAGGGCGGGCATGTTGCGTTACTTTGTGATCGACGAAGCTCATTTGGTCACGCAGTGGGGTGACGATTTTCGCCCATCGTTTCAGGCATTGGCAGGGTTGCGCTACACCCTCTTGGGATTGTCCGAGCGACCGTTCCGTACCCTCTTGATGAGCGCGACTTTTACAGAAGAAACCGTAGATACCCTAGCGGGCCTCTTCGGCCCGGCCAATCGCGTACAAATGGTCTCCGCGGTGCATCTTCGGCCGGAGCCGCAATATTGGTTCTACAAGGCCTCGTCCCCGGAGGAGAAAGAAGAACGAGTACTTGAAGCGCTGCGCCATGCACCTAGACCATTCATTCTCTATGTCACAAAGCGCGACGAGATTACGCACTGGAACACCGTGCTGCGTTCTCGTGGAGGCTTGCGCCGACTCGCTACCTTCGATGGCGGGACGCCTGATCGTGAACGACTGCGCATTATCAACGAATGGGCCGACAATGGCATTGATGGCATCATAGCCACATCGGCTTTCGGCGTTGGCCTCGATAAGCGCGATGTGAGAACGGTAATCCACGCGACGATTCCGGAAACGCTGGATCGGTACTACCAGGAGGTGGGCCGCGGAGGTCGCGACGGGAAATCGTCGGTGAGCCTTCTTGTGTTCGACGATTCCGACTGGAATTTGCCGGAGCGCCTCGCGAAGCCCAAGATTATCTCAACGGAACTTGGGTTTGACCGATGGAAGGCTATGTACCAATCTCATTCTTCGACACATGAAGAGGGACTGCTGTCAATCAACATCGATGCGGTCCATAAGGGATTGCCAGGGGGGAGCGAGTACAACGTTACCTGGAATATGCGTACCCTCATCTTGATGGCAAGGGCCGGCCTGCTCACGTTGGACATCGAGGCGAACCGTGATGGTCAAGATCTTGATCCGGCCGAGAGCGCCTCATCGCTGCTCGCGTCGATGGCGAGCGTACGCGTAAGGATTCAAAATGACGGTCACCTCATCCCGGAATTGTGGGAGCGTGCTGTCAGCGCTTCGCGCGCGAAGACGCTGGAAGCGGCCGAACGAAATCTGCAGATGATGCGGCAACTCTTGCCGGGCCTCAGCGGCTCGAAACATCAGATTGGTCGAGAAGTTGGCGAGACGCTCACGGACCTTTACCGCGTGCGGTCCCCGCGTTGGCCGGTTCACGTGACCCGAGTATGCGGCGGCTGTCCGAAGGATCGCTTTGCGATTCGGGACCGCACAGACTATGCCGAACCGACGGTGGTACCGGTGCATCGCGTTACTTCGTCACTAAATGAAGCTTGGGAGGAGAAGTTCCCTTGGATCGATCCTGCCTTTGCTTACTTGTTTTATGACGAGGCCCAACCATTGGTCGACGTCCGGCATTCTGTCTTGCACTTTGCCGAGTGGCTGGTTCGCTCCTGCGGAGTGCAGGAAATTGCTACATCTTCAAACTCCGCTCTGACAACTTTGCCTGCGTGGAACAGGTTGTACCAGCAGGCAACCAGTCGAGTTCTACTCCATCGCCCCCTTCTGGGCGGCTACATGGAACCTTATTCTCCGCTAGCTCGCGTTTCGATTCTCGAACCGAACTCGGCATCGGATCTGGTGCTCGACATGCAGATGCTTCAGCGGCCCTTTCACATCGTCGTATTACCGCTCAGCATGCGGGAATCCGGCAATAGACAACGCCGACTTGTTGACGTGAGCGCAAATACGCTGCGTTTGGAAAACGTGATTCGGGTGATTACTCAATGA
- the dpdG gene encoding protein DpdG, which translates to MSILNLQSDGLPSIVLALARIAAQDKTTSRDDLLGICVPQSRAINDTDKDLTARARATLVRWTNLGLFAEDNDQIRLFVGPARGESIDAFTARLPELCRELALSRENGLPLWAADGSISEETTGRTADFCRGLAWCLAQDIYTLPSSHTEIESLATSQVQAGRFIFLNDTRWAGFRTWARFLGCATGDDSSFFCDTTPAVRWAFSQIMRTEETLAASEVISRLAECLPVIDSGVYRQEVEQALKPEAWRRPAPGHLSTSLSFALQRLHRQKKIQLTRMADANSQLTLVGQGGRTWESFTHVRLMKGAS; encoded by the coding sequence ATGAGTATTCTCAATCTTCAATCCGACGGCCTGCCGTCAATCGTGCTTGCGCTTGCTAGGATCGCTGCTCAAGACAAAACGACTTCTCGCGATGACCTGCTTGGAATTTGCGTGCCGCAGTCCAGAGCAATCAATGACACCGACAAGGACTTGACCGCCCGCGCACGAGCAACGCTCGTGCGTTGGACCAATCTCGGCCTGTTTGCAGAAGATAACGATCAAATTCGGCTGTTTGTTGGACCGGCCAGAGGCGAATCAATAGACGCGTTCACGGCACGCTTGCCTGAGTTGTGCCGAGAACTCGCTTTGAGTCGCGAAAACGGGTTGCCGTTGTGGGCGGCCGATGGGAGCATTTCGGAAGAGACGACAGGACGCACAGCCGACTTCTGTCGAGGCTTAGCCTGGTGTCTCGCTCAGGACATCTATACGTTACCGAGTTCACACACTGAGATTGAAAGCCTTGCTACATCTCAAGTTCAAGCGGGGCGCTTCATATTCCTGAATGACACACGCTGGGCGGGATTTCGAACTTGGGCGAGGTTTCTTGGCTGCGCCACAGGCGATGATTCAAGCTTTTTCTGCGATACGACGCCGGCAGTGCGTTGGGCGTTCAGTCAAATTATGCGCACAGAAGAAACTCTTGCTGCATCGGAAGTTATCTCTCGCTTGGCTGAGTGTCTCCCGGTTATTGATTCCGGCGTCTATCGGCAAGAAGTGGAGCAAGCGCTCAAACCCGAAGCTTGGAGAAGGCCAGCTCCAGGTCACTTGTCGACGTCACTTTCATTTGCTCTGCAACGCTTGCATAGGCAAAAGAAGATTCAATTGACGAGAATGGCCGATGCAAATTCACAACTCACGTTGGTCGGCCAAGGTGGACGAACTTGGGAAAGCTTCACGCATGTGCGTTTGATGAAGGGCGCGTCATGA